The following proteins are co-located in the Pseudarthrobacter siccitolerans genome:
- a CDS encoding inositol-3-phosphate synthase — MSSHPIRVAIVGVGNCAASLVQGVHYYKDADPKATIPGLMHVEFGQYHVGDVEFVAAFDVDGKKVGVDLADAILASENNTIKIADVPPTGVTVQRGHTLDGLGKYYLETIEQSTEEPVDVVQALRDAAVDVMVCYLPVGSQEAAEFYAQCAIDAGVAFVNALPVFIAGTKAWADKFTAAGLPIVGDDIKSQIGATITHRVMAKLFEDRGVTLDRTYQLNVGGNMDFKNMLERDRLESKKISKTQAVTSNVEAELAAKDVHIGPSDYVQWLDDRKWAFVRLEGRNFGDAPVSLEYKLEVWDSPNSAGVIIDAIRAAKIGLDRGIGGPLLSASSYFMKSPPEQFNDDLAREKVEAFIRGDLER, encoded by the coding sequence GTGTCTTCACATCCGATTCGTGTTGCAATCGTCGGCGTAGGAAACTGCGCCGCTTCGCTGGTCCAGGGCGTCCACTACTACAAGGACGCAGACCCCAAGGCCACGATTCCGGGCCTGATGCACGTTGAGTTCGGCCAGTATCACGTGGGTGACGTTGAATTCGTCGCCGCGTTTGATGTGGACGGCAAGAAGGTGGGCGTTGATCTTGCCGACGCCATCCTGGCGAGCGAAAACAACACCATCAAGATCGCTGACGTGCCGCCCACCGGCGTCACCGTCCAGCGAGGCCACACCCTCGACGGCCTGGGCAAGTACTACCTCGAGACCATCGAGCAGTCCACCGAAGAGCCCGTTGATGTGGTGCAGGCGCTCAGGGACGCTGCCGTTGATGTCATGGTCTGCTACCTGCCCGTTGGCTCCCAGGAAGCTGCCGAGTTCTACGCCCAGTGCGCCATCGACGCCGGCGTGGCCTTCGTTAACGCCCTGCCCGTATTCATCGCCGGCACCAAGGCATGGGCGGACAAGTTCACCGCCGCAGGCCTGCCGATCGTGGGCGACGACATCAAGAGCCAGATCGGTGCCACCATCACGCACCGCGTTATGGCCAAGCTGTTCGAAGACCGCGGCGTGACCCTGGACCGCACGTACCAGCTGAACGTCGGCGGCAACATGGACTTCAAGAACATGCTCGAGCGTGACCGGCTGGAGTCCAAGAAGATCTCCAAGACCCAGGCCGTGACGTCCAACGTCGAAGCCGAACTGGCTGCCAAAGACGTGCACATCGGCCCGTCCGACTACGTCCAGTGGCTGGATGACCGCAAGTGGGCCTTCGTCCGCCTCGAGGGCCGCAACTTCGGTGACGCCCCTGTCTCGCTCGAGTACAAGCTGGAAGTCTGGGACTCACCCAACTCCGCCGGCGTGATCATCGACGCCATCCGCGCCGCGAAGATCGGCCTGGACCGCGGCATCGGCGGCCCGCTGCTCTCCGCATCGAGCTACTTCATGAAGTCCCCGCCGGAGCAGTTCAACGACGACCTCGCCCGCGAAAAGGTGGAAGCCTTCATCCGCGGCGACCTCGAGCGCTAA
- a CDS encoding formate--tetrahydrofolate ligase, producing MSGLPTDLEIARAARIRPIDEIAAAAGINPEALERYGRYKAKIDPARLAAPAPHGKVVLVSAMSPTPAGEGKSTTTVGLGDSLARAGHRVMIALREPSLGPVLGMKGGATGGGYSQVLPMDEINLHFTGDFHAVTSANNALMALVDNHIYQGNELNIDPRRMTFKRVLDMNDRALREVVIGLGGPTQGVPREDGFDITVASEIMAVFCLATDLADLRGRLGRITFGYTFDRAPVTVADLGVQGALTLLLKEAIKPNLVQTIAGTPALVHGGPFANIAHGCNSLIATQTARRLADIVVTEAGFGADLGAEKFMDIKARFGGLAPSAVVVVATVRALKMQGGVAKDQLTAPDLVALEAGVANLRRHVRNVEKFGVTPVVAINRFSSDLQEELDWLLAWCAGEGVHAAVADVWGRGGGGDGGDELAALVARVVAGPNSFRHLYPLELPVEEKIRTIAQEIYGADGVEFSVPALKRLADIERNGWSHLPICMAKTQYSFTDDASRLGAPKGFTIHVRDLLPKTGAGFIVALTGAVMTMPGLPAAPAAMRMDVDDAGNPVGLT from the coding sequence CCGCACGGCAAGGTAGTGCTGGTCTCGGCCATGTCCCCCACGCCCGCAGGTGAAGGAAAGTCCACCACCACGGTAGGGCTCGGCGATTCCTTGGCGCGCGCCGGGCACCGGGTGATGATCGCCCTGCGGGAGCCGTCGCTGGGCCCTGTCCTGGGGATGAAGGGTGGAGCTACGGGCGGCGGTTACTCGCAGGTGCTGCCCATGGATGAAATCAACCTGCACTTCACCGGCGACTTCCATGCCGTGACGTCAGCCAACAATGCGCTCATGGCCCTGGTGGACAACCACATCTACCAGGGCAACGAGCTGAACATCGATCCCCGCCGGATGACCTTCAAACGGGTCCTGGACATGAACGACCGGGCCTTGCGTGAGGTGGTGATCGGCTTGGGCGGCCCGACGCAGGGCGTCCCCCGCGAGGACGGGTTCGACATCACGGTGGCATCCGAGATCATGGCCGTCTTCTGCCTCGCGACGGACCTGGCCGACCTCCGCGGGCGACTGGGACGGATCACCTTCGGCTACACGTTTGACCGAGCGCCTGTCACGGTGGCTGACCTCGGAGTGCAGGGGGCGCTGACCCTGCTCCTGAAGGAGGCCATCAAGCCCAACCTGGTGCAGACCATCGCCGGGACACCGGCGTTGGTCCATGGTGGTCCTTTCGCAAATATCGCCCACGGCTGCAACTCGCTGATTGCCACGCAGACGGCCAGGCGGTTGGCGGACATCGTTGTGACGGAAGCCGGTTTCGGTGCTGACCTGGGCGCTGAGAAGTTTATGGACATCAAGGCGCGGTTTGGCGGGCTGGCCCCTTCCGCGGTGGTGGTGGTGGCGACGGTGCGGGCCCTGAAAATGCAAGGTGGAGTGGCGAAGGACCAGCTCACCGCGCCCGACCTGGTGGCCCTTGAGGCCGGGGTGGCAAACCTCCGCCGGCACGTGCGGAACGTGGAGAAGTTCGGCGTGACACCGGTGGTGGCCATCAACAGGTTCTCCTCCGACTTGCAGGAGGAACTGGACTGGCTGCTGGCGTGGTGTGCGGGCGAGGGCGTCCACGCCGCCGTCGCCGATGTGTGGGGTCGCGGCGGCGGGGGCGACGGCGGCGACGAACTCGCGGCCCTCGTGGCCCGGGTCGTGGCGGGCCCGAACAGCTTCCGGCACCTGTACCCGCTGGAGTTGCCGGTGGAGGAGAAGATCCGGACCATCGCGCAGGAAATCTACGGCGCCGACGGGGTTGAGTTTTCCGTGCCGGCCCTGAAGCGGCTCGCCGATATCGAGCGGAACGGCTGGTCCCACCTGCCGATCTGCATGGCCAAGACCCAGTACTCATTCACGGACGATGCCTCACGCCTCGGCGCGCCCAAAGGCTTCACCATCCATGTGCGGGACCTCCTGCCCAAGACCGGCGCCGGATTCATCGTGGCGCTGACCGGGGCGGTCATGACCATGCCCGGCCTGCCCGCCGCTCCCGCGGCTATGCGCATGGACGTGGACGACGCCGGCAACCCCGTCGGCCTCACCTAA
- the mgrA gene encoding L-glyceraldehyde 3-phosphate reductase produces the protein MTYSPAENRYDSMPYRRVGRSGLKLPAISLGLWHNFGDDKRFDEQRAILRRACDLGVNHFDLANNYGPPDGSAETNFGRHLKDDFKPYRDELVISTKAGYYMWPGPYGEWGSRKYLISSLDQSLQRMGLDYVDIFYSHRPDPETPLEETMGALDYAVRSGKALYAGISSYTPEQTLEAARILKELGTPLLIHQPSYSMLNRWTEDGSPNLYEALDQVGAGCIAFSPLAQGMLTNRYLDGIPADSRAAKARFLSGDAITDEKLERIRGLHDIAKGRGQTLAQMAVAWILRNQPKGSPVTSALVGASSVAQLEDTLSAINNLEFTADELTAIDEFAVESDINLWKQPV, from the coding sequence ATGACTTATTCCCCGGCGGAAAACCGCTACGACTCCATGCCCTACCGCCGCGTCGGACGCAGCGGCTTGAAGCTTCCGGCCATCTCGCTAGGGCTCTGGCACAACTTCGGCGACGACAAGCGCTTCGACGAACAGCGGGCCATCCTGCGGCGCGCCTGCGACCTGGGCGTCAACCACTTCGACCTCGCCAACAACTACGGCCCGCCGGACGGTTCCGCCGAGACCAACTTCGGCCGGCACTTGAAGGACGACTTCAAGCCGTACCGCGATGAGCTGGTCATCTCCACCAAGGCCGGCTACTACATGTGGCCGGGCCCCTACGGTGAATGGGGCTCCCGCAAGTACCTGATCTCCAGCCTGGACCAGTCGCTGCAGCGGATGGGCCTGGACTACGTGGACATCTTCTACAGCCACAGGCCTGACCCCGAAACCCCGCTGGAAGAGACCATGGGTGCCCTCGACTACGCAGTGCGGTCAGGCAAGGCGCTCTACGCGGGCATCTCCTCCTACACCCCGGAGCAGACCCTGGAGGCGGCCCGGATACTGAAGGAACTGGGCACCCCACTGCTGATCCACCAGCCCAGCTACTCCATGCTCAACCGGTGGACCGAGGACGGCAGCCCCAACCTGTACGAGGCACTGGACCAGGTGGGGGCCGGGTGCATCGCCTTCTCGCCACTGGCCCAGGGGATGCTCACCAACCGGTACCTGGACGGGATTCCTGCTGACTCGCGCGCCGCCAAGGCCCGGTTCCTGTCCGGGGACGCCATCACGGACGAGAAGCTGGAGCGGATCCGCGGCCTGCACGACATCGCCAAGGGGCGCGGCCAGACGCTGGCGCAGATGGCCGTCGCCTGGATCCTGCGGAACCAGCCAAAGGGCTCGCCGGTGACCTCGGCGCTGGTTGGTGCGTCCAGCGTTGCCCAGTTGGAGGACACCCTGTCCGCCATCAACAACCTCGAATTCACTGCCGACGAGTTGACTGCCATCGACGAGTTTGCCGTCGAATCGGACATCAACCTCTGGAAACAGCCGGTCTGA
- the treY gene encoding malto-oligosyltrehalose synthase has translation MKVPASTYRLQIRRSFTLFDAAEQVPYLKSLGADWVYLSPILTAEQGSDHGYDVTDPSAVDPERGGPEGLLALSRAAREHGMGVLVDIVPNHVGVATPAQNPWWWSLLKEGQGSPYADAFDVEWDLAGGKIRLPMLGSDGDLDKLEIKDGELRYYDHRFPIAEGTYSDGDSPQEVHSRQHYELIGWRRADAELNYRRFFAVTTLAGIRVENPRVFEEAHAEVGRWSREGLVDGLRVDHPDGLADPAGYLRWLKDISGGAYILVEKILEPGETLPGDFATEGTTGYDALADVDRVFVDPAGEQPLNDLDAKLRDSAAPADYAEMIRGTKRMIADGILRSEVLRLARLVPDSHGLSVEQAADALAEIIAAFPVYRSYLPTGADVLKEACESAAAYRPELQVAVGTLLPLLLDPANPIAVRFQQTSGMVMAKGVEDTAFYRYTRLGTLTEVGAEPTEFAVSPDEFHQRMLRRQERLPLSMTTLSTHDTKRSEDARARISVIAELPQEWAATLNTLRELAPIPDGPYENLLWQAIVGAWPASRERLQGYAEKAAREAGNSTKWTDPNEEFESQIKAAVDAVFDDGRVTTVVEDFVARIDSYAASNSVSAKLVQLTMPGVPDVYQGSEFWERSLTDPDNRRPVDFAARQEELAKLDGGTLPAAGTEASKLLVTSRALRLRRDRPELFQGYTPVTASGAAAGHLIAFHRGTEGVPGALTLATRLPAGLAADGGWRDTAVELSTAMRDQLTGTAYGPGTVSAAEVLGTYPVALLVPVDGEQA, from the coding sequence ATGAAGGTGCCCGCCTCCACCTACCGGCTCCAGATCCGGCGCAGCTTCACCCTGTTTGATGCCGCCGAACAGGTTCCGTACCTGAAATCGCTTGGAGCCGATTGGGTCTACCTCTCGCCCATCCTCACCGCAGAGCAGGGCTCGGACCACGGTTACGACGTGACCGACCCCTCCGCCGTGGACCCGGAACGGGGCGGTCCGGAAGGGCTGCTGGCCCTTTCCAGGGCTGCGCGCGAGCACGGCATGGGTGTCCTGGTGGACATCGTGCCCAACCACGTGGGTGTTGCCACTCCGGCACAGAACCCCTGGTGGTGGTCCCTGCTGAAGGAAGGGCAGGGCTCACCCTACGCTGACGCTTTCGACGTCGAGTGGGACCTGGCCGGCGGGAAGATCCGGCTGCCCATGCTGGGTTCGGACGGGGACCTGGACAAGCTGGAGATCAAGGATGGTGAACTCCGCTACTACGACCACCGCTTTCCGATCGCCGAAGGTACGTATTCGGACGGTGATTCGCCGCAGGAGGTCCACAGCCGCCAGCACTACGAGCTGATCGGCTGGCGCCGGGCGGACGCCGAGCTGAACTACCGGCGCTTCTTCGCCGTGACCACGCTGGCCGGCATCCGGGTGGAGAATCCTCGCGTGTTCGAGGAAGCCCATGCCGAGGTGGGCCGCTGGTCCCGCGAGGGGCTGGTGGACGGGCTGCGCGTGGACCACCCGGACGGCCTGGCCGATCCCGCCGGGTACCTGCGCTGGCTGAAAGACATCAGCGGCGGGGCCTACATCCTGGTGGAAAAGATCCTGGAGCCGGGCGAAACCCTGCCCGGGGATTTTGCCACCGAAGGGACCACCGGGTACGACGCACTGGCTGACGTGGACCGGGTGTTTGTTGATCCGGCCGGCGAGCAGCCGTTGAATGATCTTGATGCCAAGCTCCGTGACTCTGCGGCGCCGGCGGACTACGCCGAAATGATCCGGGGCACCAAGCGGATGATTGCGGACGGCATCCTCCGGTCCGAGGTGCTTCGCCTGGCCCGCCTGGTTCCGGACTCCCACGGGCTGTCGGTAGAACAGGCTGCCGATGCCCTGGCGGAAATCATCGCCGCTTTCCCGGTATACCGGTCGTACCTGCCCACCGGCGCCGACGTCCTCAAGGAAGCTTGCGAGTCCGCCGCTGCCTACCGGCCTGAGCTGCAGGTTGCGGTGGGGACACTGCTGCCGCTGCTCCTGGACCCGGCCAATCCGATTGCGGTCCGGTTCCAGCAAACCTCCGGCATGGTGATGGCGAAAGGCGTGGAGGACACCGCTTTTTACCGCTACACCCGGCTAGGCACGCTGACGGAGGTGGGGGCTGAACCTACCGAATTTGCGGTTTCTCCTGACGAGTTCCACCAGCGGATGCTGCGCCGGCAGGAGCGGCTTCCCCTGTCGATGACCACGTTGTCCACGCACGACACCAAGCGCAGCGAGGACGCCAGGGCCCGGATCTCGGTCATCGCCGAACTGCCCCAGGAGTGGGCGGCTACCCTGAACACGCTCCGCGAGCTGGCCCCGATTCCGGACGGCCCGTACGAAAACCTGCTGTGGCAGGCCATCGTCGGAGCCTGGCCGGCGAGCAGGGAACGGCTGCAGGGCTATGCCGAAAAGGCGGCCCGGGAAGCCGGCAACTCCACCAAGTGGACGGACCCCAACGAGGAGTTCGAGTCCCAGATCAAGGCCGCTGTTGACGCGGTGTTCGACGACGGCCGGGTCACCACGGTGGTGGAGGACTTCGTTGCGCGGATCGACTCCTATGCGGCTTCCAACTCCGTGTCCGCCAAGTTGGTCCAGCTGACCATGCCCGGCGTCCCGGACGTGTACCAGGGCAGCGAGTTCTGGGAACGGTCACTGACCGACCCGGACAACCGGCGGCCGGTGGATTTCGCGGCGCGCCAGGAGGAGCTGGCAAAGCTCGACGGCGGGACGTTGCCTGCGGCGGGAACGGAAGCCAGCAAGCTTCTGGTCACCTCGCGCGCACTCCGGCTTCGCCGCGACCGGCCGGAACTCTTCCAGGGCTACACCCCGGTGACCGCGTCCGGTGCTGCTGCAGGGCACCTGATCGCGTTCCACCGCGGCACGGAAGGTGTTCCCGGGGCCCTGACGCTGGCCACCCGGCTGCCCGCCGGACTGGCGGCCGACGGCGGGTGGCGGGACACCGCCGTCGAACTTTCCACGGCCATGCGTGACCAGCTCACGGGCACCGCCTACGGTCCGGGGACGGTTTCGGCGGCGGAGGTCCTGGGTACCTACCCGGTGGCTTTGCTGGTACCGGTGGATGGAGAACAGGCATGA
- the treZ gene encoding malto-oligosyltrehalose trehalohydrolase, producing MTLVNSGPGRFDVWAPDAQSVILQANGRQYPMLKKETAPGTEGWWTAPDAPGDGEVDYGYLLDGDGHPLPDPRSRRLPAGVHELSRTFDPAAHRWQDAGWKGKDLQGSVIYELHVGTFTPEGTLEAAAGKLGYLADLGVDFVELLPVNGFNGTHNWGYDGVQWYAVHEGYGGPAAYQRFVDAAHAAGLGVIQDVVYNHLGPSGNYLPRFGPYLKQGDANTWGDSVNLDGPGSDVVREYILDNLALWLRDYHVDGLRLDAVHALRDERAVHILEDFGALGEAISAETGLPKTLIAESDLNNPRLIYPRDANGYGLSGQWSDDFHHAVHVNVSGETTGYYGDFQSLAVLAKVLKDGFLHDGSYSSFRGRHHGRPINPALVHPAALVVCNQNHDQIGNRATGDRLSQSLSYGQLAVAAVLTLTSPFTPMLFMGEEFAASTPWQFFTSHPEPELGKATAEGRIKEFERMGWDPAVVPDPQDPETFRRSKLDWNEAAGGDHARLLELYRSLTALRREHSELAGLGFGETDVAFDDDAGWLRFRRGSVEVLLNFSDAKLRLDEVSGAVLLATDEATSLDGDALALAPGSAAILKSLKP from the coding sequence ATGACCCTCGTCAACAGCGGGCCCGGGCGTTTCGACGTCTGGGCCCCGGACGCGCAATCGGTGATCCTGCAGGCGAACGGCCGGCAGTATCCCATGCTGAAGAAGGAAACGGCGCCCGGGACGGAGGGGTGGTGGACCGCGCCGGATGCTCCGGGCGACGGCGAGGTGGACTACGGCTACCTGCTGGACGGGGACGGCCACCCGCTGCCGGATCCGCGGTCGCGGCGGCTGCCCGCCGGTGTCCACGAGCTGTCGAGGACCTTTGACCCGGCCGCCCACCGCTGGCAGGACGCGGGCTGGAAGGGTAAGGACCTGCAGGGCTCGGTCATCTACGAACTGCACGTGGGCACGTTCACCCCGGAAGGGACTCTCGAGGCTGCCGCCGGAAAGCTGGGCTACCTGGCGGACCTGGGCGTCGACTTCGTGGAGTTGCTGCCGGTCAACGGCTTCAACGGCACGCACAACTGGGGCTACGACGGTGTCCAGTGGTACGCCGTTCACGAGGGGTATGGCGGGCCGGCTGCCTACCAGCGGTTTGTGGACGCAGCCCACGCCGCCGGGCTCGGCGTCATCCAGGACGTGGTGTACAACCACCTCGGCCCCAGCGGCAACTACCTGCCCAGGTTCGGCCCGTACTTGAAGCAGGGGGACGCGAACACGTGGGGCGACTCCGTGAACCTGGACGGCCCCGGCTCGGATGTGGTGCGCGAGTACATCCTGGACAACCTCGCGCTGTGGCTCCGGGACTACCACGTGGACGGGCTCCGGCTCGATGCCGTGCACGCCCTGCGCGACGAGCGTGCCGTGCATATCCTGGAGGACTTCGGTGCCCTGGGTGAGGCCATTTCGGCGGAAACCGGGCTGCCTAAAACCCTGATCGCGGAGTCGGACCTGAACAACCCGCGCCTGATCTACCCGCGCGACGCCAACGGCTACGGGCTGTCCGGCCAGTGGAGTGACGACTTCCATCATGCGGTGCATGTGAACGTCAGCGGTGAGACCACCGGGTACTACGGGGACTTCCAATCCCTCGCGGTCCTGGCAAAGGTCCTCAAAGACGGCTTCCTGCACGATGGCAGCTACTCCAGCTTCCGCGGGCGGCACCACGGCCGGCCCATCAATCCCGCCCTGGTTCACCCTGCAGCGCTGGTGGTGTGCAACCAGAACCACGACCAGATCGGCAACAGGGCTACCGGCGACCGGCTCTCGCAGTCGCTGTCCTACGGGCAGTTGGCGGTTGCTGCCGTGCTCACTCTGACGTCACCCTTCACGCCGATGCTGTTTATGGGCGAGGAGTTTGCCGCAAGCACGCCCTGGCAGTTCTTCACCTCGCATCCTGAACCGGAGCTGGGCAAGGCCACCGCGGAAGGCCGCATCAAGGAATTCGAGCGCATGGGGTGGGATCCCGCCGTCGTGCCCGATCCGCAGGACCCCGAGACGTTCCGCCGGTCCAAGCTGGACTGGAACGAAGCCGCGGGCGGCGACCACGCCCGGCTCCTGGAGCTCTACCGCTCCCTCACGGCACTGCGCCGGGAGCATTCCGAGCTCGCCGGGCTGGGCTTCGGCGAGACGGATGTGGCGTTCGACGACGACGCGGGCTGGCTGCGGTTCCGCCGGGGGAGCGTCGAGGTGCTGTTGAACTTCTCCGACGCCAAGCTGCGGCTGGACGAAGTTTCCGGGGCGGTCCTGCTGGCGACCGATGAGGCAACCAGTCTTGATGGCGATGCCCTCGCCTTGGCGCCGGGGAGTGCGGCGATCCTGAAGTCACTGAAGCCCTGA
- the glgX gene encoding glycogen debranching protein GlgX has protein sequence MEVWPGSAYPLGATYNGTGTNFALFSERAEKVELCLFDDDGKETRITLDEVDGYVWHCYIPQIQPGQKYGYRVHGPYDPASGNRFNPNKLLLDPYAKAIHGQVDWDPSLFTYNLGEPESINNDDSASHMMMGVVINPFFDWDGDQNLRIPYHQSVIYEAHVKGLTQLHPEIPEEQRGTYAGVAHPAVISHLQKLGVTAIELMPVHQFVNDGTLQDKGLNNYWGYNTIGFFAPQNTYSSTGDTGQQVQDFKAMVRSLHKAGIEVILDVVYNHTAEGNHLGPTLSFKGIDNAAYYRLMEGDEKHYMDYTGTGNSLNVRQPHSLQLLMDSLRYWVSEMHVDGFRFDLASTLAREFYDVDKLSTFFELIQQDPVVSQVKLIAEPWDVGPGGYQVGNFPPQWTEWNGKYRDTVRDFWRGEPATLGEFASRITGSADLYEHSGRRPVASINFVTAHDGFTLSDLVSYNEKHNDANGEDNNDGESHNRSWNCGVEGPTDDPEVLGLRARQQRNFIASLLLSQGVPMLLHGDEMGRTQQGNNNGYCQDSELTWINWESIDQPLVEFTSAVNALRAKHPTFRRSRFFDGRPVLRGEGERLPDIVWLDPEGENMKPEAWEAGFGRSVGVFLNGDGIQGKDSRGRRITDVNFLLYFNAHDDTVKFTLPSDEYAPAWDVMIDTAGHNADTEPVNAGQLLPVEAKSLVVLRAHSVPEVEPDHSVAASLAALTQTASSEAESISTPPVAEPGKTTKVGSRKDLKK, from the coding sequence ATGGAAGTCTGGCCTGGATCGGCTTATCCCCTTGGCGCCACGTACAACGGGACCGGCACCAACTTTGCCCTGTTCAGCGAACGAGCAGAAAAAGTGGAACTGTGCCTCTTCGACGACGACGGCAAGGAAACCCGCATCACGCTGGACGAAGTGGACGGGTACGTCTGGCACTGCTACATCCCGCAGATCCAGCCCGGCCAGAAGTACGGCTACCGGGTCCACGGCCCCTACGATCCTGCTTCCGGCAACCGCTTCAACCCCAACAAACTTCTGCTGGACCCTTACGCCAAGGCCATCCACGGCCAGGTGGACTGGGACCCGTCGCTGTTCACGTACAACCTGGGCGAGCCGGAGTCCATCAACAACGACGACTCGGCCAGCCACATGATGATGGGCGTGGTGATCAACCCGTTCTTCGACTGGGACGGTGACCAGAACCTGCGGATTCCCTACCACCAGTCGGTGATCTACGAAGCCCACGTCAAGGGCCTCACCCAGCTGCACCCGGAGATCCCCGAGGAACAGCGCGGCACGTATGCCGGCGTGGCGCACCCGGCCGTCATCTCGCACCTGCAGAAACTCGGCGTCACCGCCATCGAGCTCATGCCCGTGCACCAGTTCGTCAATGACGGCACCCTGCAGGACAAGGGCCTGAACAACTACTGGGGCTACAACACCATTGGCTTCTTCGCCCCGCAGAACACCTACAGCTCCACCGGCGACACCGGACAGCAGGTCCAGGACTTCAAAGCCATGGTCCGTTCACTGCACAAGGCCGGCATCGAGGTCATCCTGGATGTGGTGTACAACCACACCGCCGAAGGCAACCACCTGGGCCCCACCCTGTCCTTCAAGGGCATCGACAACGCCGCCTACTACCGGTTGATGGAGGGCGACGAGAAGCACTACATGGACTACACCGGCACCGGCAACTCGCTGAACGTCCGCCAGCCGCACTCCCTGCAGCTGCTGATGGACTCGCTGCGCTACTGGGTTTCAGAGATGCACGTGGACGGCTTCCGCTTTGACCTCGCCTCCACGCTGGCCCGTGAGTTCTACGACGTGGACAAGCTCTCCACCTTCTTCGAACTCATCCAGCAGGACCCCGTAGTCTCCCAGGTCAAGCTCATCGCCGAGCCCTGGGACGTTGGGCCCGGCGGCTACCAGGTGGGCAACTTCCCGCCGCAGTGGACCGAATGGAACGGCAAGTACCGCGACACCGTCCGCGACTTCTGGCGCGGCGAGCCCGCCACCCTGGGCGAGTTCGCGTCCCGCATCACCGGCTCTGCGGACCTCTACGAGCACTCCGGCCGCCGCCCCGTGGCCTCCATCAACTTCGTCACCGCGCACGACGGCTTCACCCTTTCGGACCTGGTGTCCTATAACGAGAAGCACAACGACGCCAACGGCGAGGACAACAACGACGGCGAATCCCACAACCGCTCCTGGAACTGCGGCGTGGAGGGCCCTACGGACGATCCCGAAGTCCTGGGGCTGCGGGCCCGCCAGCAGCGGAACTTCATCGCCTCGCTGCTGCTGTCCCAGGGCGTGCCCATGCTCCTGCACGGCGACGAGATGGGCCGCACCCAGCAGGGCAACAACAACGGGTACTGCCAGGACTCCGAGCTGACCTGGATCAACTGGGAATCCATCGACCAGCCGCTGGTGGAGTTCACCTCCGCGGTGAACGCGCTGCGCGCCAAGCACCCGACGTTCCGCCGCAGCCGGTTCTTCGACGGCCGGCCCGTCCTGCGGGGCGAGGGCGAGCGGCTGCCGGACATCGTATGGCTGGACCCTGAGGGCGAAAACATGAAACCGGAGGCCTGGGAAGCCGGGTTTGGCCGGTCGGTGGGTGTGTTCCTGAACGGCGACGGCATCCAGGGCAAGGACAGCCGGGGCCGGCGGATCACCGACGTGAACTTCCTGCTGTACTTCAACGCGCACGACGATACGGTCAAGTTCACCCTGCCGTCAGACGAGTACGCGCCAGCCTGGGACGTCATGATCGACACCGCGGGGCATAACGCGGACACCGAGCCCGTCAACGCGGGGCAGCTGCTGCCGGTGGAGGCCAAGTCCCTGGTGGTCCTGCGCGCCCACAGCGTTCCGGAAGTTGAGCCGGACCACTCCGTGGCGGCATCCCTTGCGGCGCTGACCCAGACCGCGAGCAGCGAGGCCGAGTCCATCAGCACGCCCCCGGTCGCTGAACCCGGCAAGACGACGAAGGTGGGCTCGCGGAAGGATCTGAAGAAATGA